One window of the Magnetococcales bacterium genome contains the following:
- a CDS encoding ATP-binding cassette domain-containing protein translates to MIRVLSPWSACWPRRGLRKTPPSYGSRAAPLRGPGQRPVLLLCAPLLPSHFCAVGKKGPKGGLLSAFWRVFLRQKADVSQVCKNRNRRHAIANATALDQGAGSLAGPWTASWWGSGRSPDKGFHIQAFQLQIANIFPRQRTPGTVEHIITVQNLCKNYGGIPVVDHISFQVRSGECFGILGPNGAGKTTTLRMLIGLTPLDGGVLEILGLPMHPDQRSVSQHLGVISQENNLDDDLSVQENILVYGHYFGLGDKVIRSRLEELLAFALLTDRRHQPVRTLSGGMKRRLVLARSLVAEPKLVILDEPTTGLDPQARHLIWQRLRTLKEKGVTLLLTTHYMEEAAHLCDRLLVMNRGHILDLGSPRELIARHVEPEVVEIRSCGGRLDPTRLQNHSGRQEIVGDLLYCYAHDTTELLATLRTLPDLTFLARPANLEDLFLKLTGHDLRE, encoded by the coding sequence ATGATCCGCGTTTTATCGCCATGGTCAGCATGTTGGCCAAGGAGAGGCCTGCGTAAAACACCCCCATCATACGGGTCAAGGGCAGCGCCCTTGCGGGGTCCGGGGCAGCGCCCCGTTTTGTTGTTGTGCGCCCCCCTTCTCCCAAGCCATTTTTGCGCCGTTGGCAAAAAAGGCCCAAAAGGCGGGCTTTTGTCCGCCTTTTGGCGCGTCTTTTTGCGCCAGAAGGCGGACGTATCGCAAGTTTGCAAAAACAGGAATCGGCGGCACGCTATTGCAAATGCGACTGCCCTGGACCAGGGAGCTGGCTCCCTGGCAGGGCCTTGGACTGCGTCCTGGTGGGGTTCGGGGCGAAGCCCTGACAAAGGCTTTCATATCCAAGCTTTTCAGTTACAGATTGCCAACATTTTTCCCCGGCAACGGACACCAGGAACCGTGGAACATATTATCACAGTCCAAAATTTATGCAAAAATTACGGTGGCATACCCGTGGTGGACCACATCTCTTTCCAGGTCCGCTCCGGGGAGTGTTTCGGCATTCTGGGCCCCAACGGCGCCGGCAAGACCACCACCCTGCGCATGCTGATCGGCCTGACCCCCCTGGATGGGGGGGTGCTGGAAATATTGGGCCTCCCCATGCACCCGGACCAACGGAGCGTCTCTCAACATTTGGGGGTGATCTCCCAGGAGAATAATCTGGACGACGATCTCTCCGTCCAGGAAAATATTCTCGTTTATGGCCATTACTTTGGCCTGGGCGACAAGGTGATCCGGTCCCGCCTTGAAGAACTTCTGGCGTTCGCTCTGCTGACTGATCGCCGTCATCAGCCGGTGCGCACCCTTTCCGGCGGCATGAAACGGCGTCTTGTCCTGGCCCGCAGCCTGGTGGCAGAACCCAAACTGGTCATTCTGGATGAACCCACAACGGGATTGGATCCCCAGGCCCGTCATCTCATTTGGCAGCGCCTGCGCACCCTGAAGGAGAAGGGGGTCACCCTCTTGTTGACCACCCATTACATGGAGGAGGCGGCCCACCTGTGTGATCGCCTCCTGGTGATGAACCGGGGACACATTCTCGATCTGGGTTCCCCCCGGGAGTTGATTGCCCGACATGTGGAACCCGAGGTGGTGGAAATCCGCAGCTGCGGCGGACGCCTCGACCCGACTCGCCTCCAAAACCATTCTGGACGCCAGGAGATTGTCGGTGACCTTCTTTATTGCTACGCTCACGACACGACCGAGCTGCTGGCAACCTTGCGCACCCTCCCGGACCTCACCTTTTTGGCCCGACCGGCCAACCTGGAGGATCTATTCCTGAAACTGACCGGCCACGATCTTCGCGAATGA